The nucleotide sequence ACTTGGTTAAATCACACTATATAAAATTTGAGGAAAATTGAGGGGCCAAAAGCGACAAAACCgaaaatggtttttattaaataaaacaaaaaaaaccaaaacacacactaagtgtgtgttctggttcGACTAAACACAGGGGGCGACCAGGAAGTTCCCCTTCAAACCCTAACTCTTACAAAActcacaaattgaaggctcaaatcaagtccaaatcgaaatctgaatatagattagtgatcacctcggcgaagggatcataaggtatgtaaaatttcacTATTTGGTTCCATCTTAAATTTTAGATGAACTCATGAAATTCGAATCTGAGCTTGCATGATCATTGTTTGGATGAAATTAAGAATGAAattatgtctaggagtaaacacTAGCCATTTACTTGTTGAATTGATGCTTATAATTGTGAATTCATGATCCTACACTCATGTGTCAAGTGGGTTTTGTAGAAGTAtgttaaacactaggattatcATTGATAACTTAGTGTATTTGAGCTGTATGGAGTGAATTCTAACTTGTTGatatgaaaaatttacatgaacTTGAGAAAGGATGCTTAAATCTTGGCTAAATAGTTAGTTAAGAACTTGTTTTTTAATTGTATGAAATCATGCTCATTAGGTGTTTGATGTAATGCTTAAGAGAAGATAAATGTTAAAAACCCGACTAAAAATGCATATTTGACTAGTGTGGAAAATTATGTGTTATATGCTATAAGAGGGTTCTAAACAActatggttgaactctataggcaaggaaACCGGGACGCCAAGCGGACAAGCTAGTGGCGATATGCATTTGAAAGGATTGctctaaaggtacgtgactttgGTCCCGTTACATTACGTATAAACGTTTGGTTTTAGCTTGTTAATGGTGTCATAATGTAGTATATGCGTTTGACGTGTCATTTAAGTGGCGAAGCCCATTCGAcattcaaacgggtcaaaatattggTTAGAAAAAGTTGGCTTGACATTAAAGTGAGGATTTTCACTcgtcaaccaaacgggtcaaaactatgTCCTTATATCGATTCTTACGCGTAAAGATTTAAAAGCCTCATATTGCGCTGGTGCTAGATAGCAATTTTAGTAATGAATGGTTATACTAAGTTAAGGTTATGAATCCGTGTTATCGGGTCGAATGGTAGAAACTAGTTGCAAGAATTGCATAAAGTGGCAATGcttgaatttataaaaaaaaaacaagcatGAAATTCGAATACAAGCGTTAAGCCATGTAATGGTACGGATACGCCAAGAATTTcaagcccgggaatgggtaaaTAAGATTAGAATGCAAAAGAATAAATTGGCGAAAAATTTGCACACATAgttaacgggtcgaataatcgaaACAAGGATTTTGTGGGCCATTCGTTCACAATCCGGGTTTCGTTAAGTGAAATTTATATGGTTGGATCCGTAATCTTAATACGGacatataggaaaaagaatcggctacAACGGATAtgtaaataaaaagttatgaggaattaaaaaataaaaaagtaaaaaataaagaAGGCTGAGCTGGGCAAACCGTGGGTCACGGTTCTGAACCGTGGCTCACAGTCTGGCAGTTCTGCTTTGAGCTGGGCGCACCGTGGGTCACGGTTCTGAACCGTGGCTCACAGTCTGGTAGTTCTGCTTTAAGCTGGGCGAACCGTAGGCCACGGTTCTGAACCGTGGCTCACAGTCTGGCAGTCCTGTTTTGAGCTTGGCAAACCGTAACCTACGGTCGGTTTGaaataaaattttgattttgtttgtttttcgTTGTTTAGCAATAGAACTTGAGTTTATTTGATATTATGATGTCAAAAGTAATAattgatgtggttttgacccaaggTAATGCTCGTTTCGTTATGGATGTTGATCAAGCAAGGAAATCAAGAACAGAACACAAGTTTTGAATGCTTCCGCGATAATCTAATCTAGTTCAAACCATGTTGTTTTGTAAACACTTCTAAACGTTGAATATTTTAATCTAGTTAGTTGACTATATTCAAATGCTATAATGAAGTATATCTTAGTTTATTAACTAAGTTTTTGTTAGCTGTGTATTTCGTTTTAAAAAGCCCGTTATTTTATGATTAAACAATAGTATTATAAGATGAGTGTTACACTATATGATACCATAATCTAACAAGTTACGTAATCTGAAAGTCTATTCTAGGAACGAGGCTTAGAAACGTATCGTTATAGAAGAACGAGAAGAAAACGTCACGAACGCCGAAGAACGATATCCAATAACGATCCAAGAGAAAATCAAGAGAATTTTAGTGAAATTTGAGGTCGTATGGTGGATATGTGGTCGTATAGCATATTATACAATCATTTTTgattgtatacggcccgtataatgttatacgggtcgtatacaacgtttattatttttttattcactCGTATACTTAATATACGAGCGCTGTTTATGTcttgtatacggcccgtataacgttatacgacccgtatacaattAACCATTTTTTTAATTAGTGTATGTGGAATTGACGAAAACGCAGTCAGTATGTGTTCAAAACATGAAATAAGATAAAGCTTATTTTGCTTTTACTTTATGTTTATTAACTGGTCGTTTGTTTGAGTCCTAACGAACTATTTTCTATTGATTACCAACCATGTGAGTTAACGAAAACGCAGTCGGTATGTGTTCAGAACATGAAAGAAGATCAAGCTTATTTTGCTTTTGCTTTATCAACTAGTTACCTTAACTCAAACTTTTCATCATTACAAATTGTCACATATTCTAGTAGGGCGGCTGAGTTGTTACATAGACTTACATCATCATAAATTCATAATCACACCACCACCTCATAAGTTAAAGAGATGGAGAGATACATCGTACAAGAACGCCAAGGTTTTGATTTATGCACCCAACATATCGTCATTACAAATTGGCGAAACACTAAATAACATTTCAAATTCAAAGCCAACCTAAATCCACGAATTCCATTGTCTTGTATTTATCAATAATTTCCTGATATTGAATTATATGTTCCTTGTAAAAGTTTTCTCAGCTCACTACTGACATAGCCTTTGTCGGTTCACTATGTAAGAATAAATTTTAGCATGTGAGATTTTTAATTCCCAATTTCCTACATCTACATTTACCATGGCAGGGAATAGTGTTTCCCTGCCATTGGTCGGAATGGACGGCCGGTAATACACCATTGGATCAAcaagtttattattttttatccattttaaaattacgtttttgcccccagtttaaaattacgttttcgccacAAGTTAAAAAAGTAAGTAACCtgttgctcccagctaaaaattaagAATATGCCCTCGGTTCAAatattacgattttaccccccgcctcaaaattacgcttttacatCAGTTTATTATTTTACACTCACTTTAaatttacgtttttgcccccGGCTCAaactaaaaatatgtttttgcctccagctaaaaattacgattttcccctcggttcaaaattacgcttgcaccctcaattcaaaattacgtttttccccagttaaaaataaaattatggttttctcctagctaaaaattacgaaTTTACCCCTGCTAATTACGATCTTGTCGTCGTTTTACTTTTCCTTTCTaacaaaactatagtactgtttttttaattggttaaaAATTATTTGactatcgccccgcaacgcgggcggggcatcaactagtttaAAACGTATGGATGAGTGAAAGTAAAATTTGGCACACAACCGCAAAGGGTCCTCCCAAATAAACAAGCCGAGCAGACTGACTGGTATTTGCAATCAAAACGGAAAGAACGGCTCAATCAAGGGTTTCTTTCTACAGGTCATCTATCGCTTTTAATCTTGATTTACTGCTTGTTTGCCTTCACTTACGTTTCCTTCTTTCTAGGATTAGTTCGGGATTGTGTTTAACTGTTTATACCCTTACTGTGAATTGAGTATTCTCCTTATTCAGTGTTTCTTGGATGCTATTATGACTGCTTTAAATCCATTTCTTTTTTACAAATTAAACCTTGATCACGCAAGACTCATTTTTTTATAATAGTgaattttctttcttttttgcTATATGCATTCTCAGGAAATCATGTATTCTTTGCTTGAAATTGCTTATTAAAACTACTAATCTGCTTATTGGGGATTTTTTTATAACCATGAGTAAATGAGTAGGGGTGGTCATGCTCAGGTTTGGTCAGTAAGCGACCAACTAAATCGGCTCAGTTAACCCACAATTACAAATATCAAAAACGGAAAAAagttttatataaataataaaggtTTAATGGTCAGTTCCAAGTTCCAAACCAGACTGAACCGTGAAACCATGAAAGCTGAACCGTTTGGATCTCAAACTGACCAAACCAGCTGGCTGCTTCGGTTTGGTCGGTCCCTAACCATGAGAGTGTTTGAGATCGCAATGGTATATCTGAATTGTATTTCTGTAAGAACCATGGTTAGCATGCAACAAAAAACCAAGTATGGTTAAAAGAAAAAACTGAGCAACAtgtagtggcgaagcttgagatttctgaccgggggtcgaaaacgtatatacctaaaaaattctatacgaaaactacataccagacactactgagcgaaaataAAGGGTTGCATCAGTCAAATGGTTGTTGCTCTATAACTGTGAGTTCGTTATAATAAAGGGTTCTTTGTTTCTTATCCTTCTATAGTTCTATATTTCATTATGTCATATTTACCCTTTTAAAACACACGTAAAATAGTTACTTAAAGTAGCACTTTCACTTGATAAATGATCATTGCAGGATTGTAGAATTTCATCCAAGGCATCATGTTTACCACAGCAGTAAAATATCTTGGTACAAAACCAAAACCAGCAATGAAAGCATTAGAGCCTAGATTTCGACCCGAGCAGAATCAAACCATCACACGGGCTATTTTTGAAATCCTAAAAGAACACGGTCCTCTCAGTGTCGCTCAAACATGGGAACGCGTTCAGGTGACTTTAGTTTTTGTCCGTTCAGTATACAACAAAGTTTGATCCCGTTAAAGTATTTCTGTAATACAACCTTATGATTATAAACATGTTGCAGGAAGTTGGTATAAAAGATTTGACCAGCAAAACACAGATGAAGACTGTATTGAGATGGATGAAACAGAGGCAGAAACTTAAGCAGATATGCAATCATGTGGGTCCCAACAAGCAGTTCCTGTACACAACCTGGTTCACCAAACCACCAACTGTCACTGGGGTCAAATCTTCCTCAACTTAAGTCAACTTCAACTACAACTGCTGTATTTGATGTCATTAGATCGGTTGCTTCATGTTCTTGGCGAATTTCGATCATGCAAAAACAATTATAGACATCAGTTTGACATTGTTTCGTGCGAGAGTTGTAATCGGATGCGATATCTTTTGAATTTGACAAGATAAAAGTCAAAACGGATTTGGGTTtagcttttcaaaacaacttataACTTTTTGGAAAAGTTAATAAGTGATAATGGAGTGACTTGTTGACTTTTCCTCTCATAAAATAGTTTTACccaaacactttttaacttttcaaaaagtcaataagcaaataagtcactaaaataagcaatcccaaacaccccctaatgAACATAAAACATTTAAACTCATGGAGATGACAATAATGTTCACTATACTGTTTTCCAATATACAAAATCCCTTTTTGAATTTCAACACATGTTTAAATTATTGTCGGGCATTTGCTGTGTGCAATACATCCTTTAAAACAGAAGCAATTCTATCAGCCATGTGTCGTTCTAGAAACATCTGTTTGACCCGCTCGTATCCTCTTTTTCCCATGGTTAGCCGCTTTTCAACATGTGTAGCAAGTTTGACAATGTTCGTGGCAAGCGGACTCACCCCTTCTTTCCCTGCTGGATGCAGAAACCCGGTTGACCCGTTCACCACAATCTCTGCAGTCCCTCCTGCTGATGTTCCCTGCCAATTAACAAACATAAAATGTCAGATTTGTCATTTGTGTGATTAATATAGCGTAAATGTAAACTGTGGATACATAAATAAAAACGTATACCAGTACAGGAAGCTGAAACGCCATAGCTTCGATTGTTATCCTTCCAAAACATTCTCCTCGACCCTAAAAAACAAGACATGTGATAGCTATCTGAGTCAACTGTTTGACTTCTGTTTACCAATTAATCGTCAAAGGTCAAAAGAAAGGAACTTTATGGTACCTGAGAGTTTTGGACTAGAACATCGATTGCGGCTAGATACGGGGCTACGGTAAGAGTTTTATTCACGAAATGAACACGATGCTGGATCTTTTTCTGTGCTACAAAATCCCTAAGTTCTGTCTCAAATTTTGTCTGCACGCTCATATCACTCCCCACAATTACTGCATGTATTGATGGCACTTGTAGCTTTTTATCTTTTATCAGTTGTAAGCTCTCGTAAAATGACCGTAAAAATAAATCTTGACCTTTTCCTCGCGACACACCTGCACATCATGATCATGCATtattctttaaaaaaatatatgacAGTGTTAATGTGAAAGTTAACTTACTATTTATAGCAGCAAATAGTATGTCATCATTCCTTACGCCAAGCGACTCCCTAACATGTTCTCTCAAAACCCTTTTGGCCACGTTATCTTCAGCAACATCCATAAGTTCTTTACTGTTACCAAGGTGAACAACATACGTCTTCGGCATTTTAATTCTGCAGATTAAAAGATAACATTTTTCACAATTTTGTAGCTAAAAGGAGTGACTAAATCAGTATATAgagtaaaaaaaattatactttAAGCGTTCTTGAGTCCTGTTCTCCCAATATTCAGCTGTTACATGCGAATCAATCATAGAGCCAGCAACATACGGCAGGTGTTTAACATAATCTAATTTAAAATAATGGCCACGCATTTCATGAATCCACCATAAAACCTTCGGCAGTACTCGTGGAACATTTTTGGCTAAAACAGCATCAAGCCATTTTCCGGCAACAGCAGTGTTTAAAATTACCAAATCAGCTTTTAGAGCTGTGTTTATAGCCTCTTGACCTTTAGCAGAGAAAACCTAAAATACGGACAGTGGCACTTAAGTAAATACCATCAAACGGCATCCCAAATATTACAACTTTATAACCATGTGAATTGAAAAATGTACCTGCACTCCACGGTCCAACATCTTGTTCTCCAAATTGTATACAACTTCATCTGTTCCAGACGGTTTTTGATTCGTTATCCAACAAACTTCAGCACCGACACCACGTAGTAAAAACGCTAGTTCCATCAAAAGCAACGGACCACCTAAAGAATCAAAACGAAGCGATTATTTGTGGTACCGACTACTGACTTGTATAGTAATATCCATTACATTTCCTTTAATTCAGAAGCAAATAGATCACTAAGAATATTTTCCCCTTACTTTCATAAGCAGAAAAATATGTAAACATTGATAGTAAATTGTTCTTAACAGTATTAGAGAGCAATTACAGTGTCATAACCTACATAAAGTAACTGTTGTTGCAGCTTGTTACTAAAGTCCCCATATGTGGTTAATGTGATtgttctaaaatagtaaaattcCAACAATAGATTATAATATTCTATAGGCAAGCAAAAACAACTAACTTAGATCTAACAATGTGAACTAAACATTACCAGAAAGAGAGAGTTCATGTGAAACAAGAAGCACAAGTTTAGACTTCATGAAACTGAGTGGACTGGGACTGGTAACCACTCCGATCTGAGACGACGTCGTCTCCTTCACCTTCTCCGGCTTCTGGATCCGATTACCTACATCAAAATGCTGGCGATCACACGACGAATCATAGGCAGCCCTAATTATAAACGCAACGGCCGTAGAAACCGACAGCATAGCTAACAGTAACAGCAGCCACCGTTTCTTGTGGAACAAGAATGTTGAAAATCCTGTTGATGGTTTCGCCATAGCTAGGGTTACGAATGCTGGCACTGAATTAGGTTATTAAAGTGTGGTCATTGATTTAGGGTTTGTGAAAGTTTAGTAATGGATAGTGATGGATTGGTGgttgtgaatgatgatgatttgaagttACGTGTAGTGAAGTGAGATTGAATCTGGAATTAGAGTGAGTGAGTTTGATTTGAGAGAAGATTTGGGGGAGTAGTAGGAGTGTGTGAAAGTGTAACCAAGGTTTCTTGTTTTTAATCAGGTTTCGGGTTTAAAGGGTCGTGTTCTTTGAATAATCAATCCATATCAGTAATTTGGTTTTCGGGTTTGTTGGATTGGGTGAATTTGGGTCGTGATATTCGGTCTTCGGCTACCTAATCCGGATGGTAAACCCGAAACCCAGAACATGGGATGTGTATGCCAGAAGCTCGACGGGTATAGGATTGACCGGGTATGggattaatttaaaaaaatatgggAATGAGATTAGGCGACACatgacccgattacccgaaatcACAtaatacccgtttacccgaaccATATGAGCGAATCATATATCCGTTTTTTTTTCCTTTAACGTTGTCTATTTATGCTTTATTTGAGTAAGTTCATTATGTGAAAAATTAtaatgagattatttatttacgATAAAACTTATATGTTTATAATGTATCATATTTTACTTTGTtatagttgttatataaataacgtaattttaataataaaaaagaaaTGTAATTCAAAATTCCAACGATTACTTTTTAACAAACTAACAAGTGTACCATATACTCGCGGGGATGCCCAATGCCTTATAGGTAATAACCGGCGGGTATTTGGCCGAGTATGGGACACGATCTTACAACCGGGTATGCGATTGAGATTTACCAATACCTAGCCCGAAGCTGACCTATTATGATCCCTGCATTCGGGTTAGGTAAATGGGGTGCAAATTCATTATGTGGGTGCTAGCTAATTAGTCATATGATTCGATAATCAGACGGGATTATTGTATTTGATAATCAACTCTGATGTAGACGTCTGATTGAATTTGATAATCAGTTAATAACACACAcacaaatataataaaaaattattcaCAATATTAacatgatgaaaatgatgaaCTCTTATGTACAAGACGAAATAAAAGACAAATTCTATGCACTCATACTGTGTAGAAGTCGATTGGATTTTGAAAGAAAAGAGTAAATGAATCGAACTTGATTTGTCGATAAATTTTTATAAGAATGTAATCATACCTTGTTGGATCTAAGAGTGTGTGCTTGTGTatgtttttgataaaaaaaagcTATTTAACAATTCAAAAGATGATGAATATAGGTTAATAATAAACACATCAATCAAAGCATAAACTGGATTTGTAAGGAATGAATGTCTAATGACTTCTTTTTACTAATTTCAGCAATACAACATAGTGCAATTGTGACTCTACCTCACCAGGTGTACTCTCTCTCTTACTTTAGCCTTTATCTCTCTAATTCTTTGATCTAAGATATTAAGAGTTAACTAACTACATTAGTGTATTGTTCCATTTATAAGGGAAGAGAACTGATGAtgatgtcaccatgaaagtgacccAATATAGGTGTAACCGTGAAAGTGACCCAAAACACCCAATAAAGATGTAATTGCTAGCAGTTTGCAAAATTGCTAAACAGAAAACTAAAACAACTTAAAAGACTAAACTACTGAAAATATAAGAGAAACTGCTAGGAAACCAACCTACTGGAAGAATCTAGAAATTTTGGTTTCCAACACTTTAGTCTTCAGCCGTTGACCAGCAATTGTCTTCAACTTTTGACTTGTTGACCAGCATTTTCACATCTCAACACTTTGACTTAGTCTTCGCTCTTTTGATCATAGTAATTCTTTTCTagttgtttggtggttgtttgatGAAGCTTTCAATGGGGGAATTTCTAGCACTTGAGAATTGCAGCATTCTTATTACTAAGGCCAAGGAAGATGGCTCCTCTAGGTTTTATCTTTCATCTCCAACATATTTTACATAACCCAACGTACATTCTCTGCCTCATGGAAACATGTAGTCATGGTAAATTGAGCGGTCGCGACAAATTAATTGCCTAAAAAATCAGGATTTTCATTAAGAGGTTAATCAGGTTGTTCGGGTTACCCGAATAACCACCAATCCAATCTGAATAACAATCCATTTAAAGTAATTCAGGTTCAAGTATAAGGTTATTCGGTTACGGGTTCATCAAGTTTTCTCTGGTTTGGGTTTGAGTTATGGTATTGGTTTCGATTCCAGCAAGTGGTTAATTTGTATTTTGTCTCtttcaattttgattttgccACTGCCTCACGCATCGTTGTTTGTCTTGTAAACGAAATGTACTCGATTTGTTTTGACTAGCATGAACCTTCGGCCTATATGAATCCATCTTTGTAGCTGAccctttttttttcttaaaccctccatttgttttattattattattattattattattttgtataaaAGAATACTGTAATAGAGTATGAGAAGAGATGTGTGAAATTTTAAAAGAATTGTATAAGTTTATATCGTTTAAAAATGAggtttatttttttaaagtcTAACAGTCACAAGACCGCTGCCAACGGTCATATTGCCTCTATCTCACCTGAACCCGTGAAACATTTGTCACATCGTGATCACTTGGGTGGGCCCATGTTCTAGTAAACTCGCTGAACCTATAGCCCAGCACCGGGCCCATCCCCTTGGAAAACAATTTATTAactttttttgtaattaatagttaAAATAGACTCacttatttagaaaaaaaaacgttATTGAAAATGCTACGACTTTTAAGTATGATAAATAAATTAGTAACAAGCTTACTCGTAACgaggaaggttcatttgagaataaaatttaattgagaaaaaaaaaagaacaaagggtaattttgtaaaatattaaatagttttttcacttatctcatttattatcattgtTGACTAACTAATTAGTTATAAAGACTATCAtcctcgtaatttatcctacactttaaattattttattttattttttttaaaaaaaatatatatctacaaattaatgatctttgtagatttaccaatgtacacttataataacattaaatacttatattaaatgaggtaaaataaagagttaaatgcccggatagtgtggtttcgccttttttcacctttagtccctaactttataaaattacctctatagtccccaacttttcaactttcgttcccggatagtccctggcgcggATAGG is from Helianthus annuus cultivar XRQ/B chromosome 9, HanXRQr2.0-SUNRISE, whole genome shotgun sequence and encodes:
- the LOC110878862 gene encoding uncharacterized protein LOC110878862, producing MFTTAVKYLGTKPKPAMKALEPRFRPEQNQTITRAIFEILKEHGPLSVAQTWERVQEVGIKDLTSKTQMKTVLRWMKQRQKLKQICNHVGPNKQFLYTTWFTKPPTVTGVKSSST
- the LOC110878861 gene encoding uncharacterized protein LOC110878861, whose amino-acid sequence is MAKPSTGFSTFLFHKKRWLLLLLAMLSVSTAVAFIIRAAYDSSCDRQHFDVGNRIQKPEKVKETTSSQIGVVTSPSPLSFMKSKLVLLVSHELSLSGGPLLLMELAFLLRGVGAEVCWITNQKPSGTDEVVYNLENKMLDRGVQVFSAKGQEAINTALKADLVILNTAVAGKWLDAVLAKNVPRVLPKVLWWIHEMRGHYFKLDYVKHLPYVAGSMIDSHVTAEYWENRTQERLKIKMPKTYVVHLGNSKELMDVAEDNVAKRVLREHVRESLGVRNDDILFAAINSVSRGKGQDLFLRSFYESLQLIKDKKLQVPSIHAVIVGSDMSVQTKFETELRDFVAQKKIQHRVHFVNKTLTVAPYLAAIDVLVQNSQGRGECFGRITIEAMAFQLPVLGTSAGGTAEIVVNGSTGFLHPAGKEGVSPLATNIVKLATHVEKRLTMGKRGYERVKQMFLERHMADRIASVLKDVLHTANARQ